The nucleotide sequence CGGTGGCTCGAAGACCGCCGCCTGCTCTTCTGGGGGACGTTCCTCGGGCTCGCGTTCCTCGTCAGTCCCGACCCGACCGGGATGGCCCCGATCATCATCGCGCTGACGATGATCGCGCTGTTCGAGGGGACGCTGTTCGTGCTGCGGTGGACCGGGAGGGGGTCGCTGGCTCCCACCGCCGATGGACTGGCGGCCCGCCGTCCCCAAGCTGCCGTGCTCGCGGCGCTCGTCGGCTACCTCCTCAGCCCCCTGCCGGCCCCGACGGGCTATTACGACCTTCTTCCCTCGGTGGTCGTCGAGACGCTCGCGGCCAACGGCCTCGCGGTGTACACGCCGCTGATCATCGCGGGCGTCCTCGTCGGCGTGTTCGAACTCGTGTCGCTCCTCCTGCGCCGCTACGGCCGCTCGCGGCGGATGCTGCGGGTCAGTCTCGCAGTCGACACTGCCCGCCGCCCGGTGTGGCTGGTCGCCGTCGTCGTTGGCTATCTCGGCAGCCCCGATCCGGCCGTCCTCCGGTGGGCCACTGAGCTGAATCTTCACCCGGCGCTGGCCGGCGGGATCGCGGTCGGGCTGGTGCTCGGCTACGAGGCGCTTCGCCTCCTGCTCGCGTCCCGCGAAGATCGTGCAGGCTGAACTGTCGGCTCTATTTCCGTACCCTACCGGACAGCCGAAACCGGCGTCACAACGTTCTGAGAACCGGTTTCAGACGCGGCTTCACTCGCTAGCTGTCGGGTACTCGGCCGCGAACACGTCTTCGACGAGCGGCTCGTCGTCGCCGTTCGGGCTGACGCTTCCGGTCTGATACCCGTGTAGATCCAGCGTCACGTGCTCGAAGCCGAGCTCCGTGAGATGTTCGCGCGCGGCGACGACGAAGTCGCGGTTCAGTGCGCCATCTAGTTCTTCTGGCGCGATTTCGATCCGTGCGAGGCCGTCGTGATCGCGGACGCGGAACTGCGAGAATCCCCACTCTCTGAGCACCCGTTCCGCCTTCTCGATGCGCGTCAGGCGCTCGTTCGTGACTTCTAATCCGGTCGGAATCCGCGAGGAGAGACACGCCATCGAGGGCTTGTCCGCGACTGACAGCCCGAAGTCGTCGGCGATCTCGCGCACCTCGTCCTTCTCGATTCCGGCCTCCAAGAGCGGCGAGCGGACCTCTAACTCCTCGACTGCGCGAAGTCCCGGTCGGTGGCCCTCGCCCGGATCCGAGGCGTTGGTGCCGTCGCAGACCGTCTCGATACCCAGTTCGTGAGCGGCTTCGTACATCCGTCCGAGGCGCATCGTCCGGCAGTGATAGCACCGCTCGCCGTCGTTCTGCACGAAGTTCGGATCGTCGAGCTCGGAGAACTCGACGACCTCGTGGCGGATCCCGATCTCCTCGGCGACGCGGCGGGCGTCGTCGAGTTCGGCGGCCGGGAGCGTCTCGGATTTGGCCGTGCACGCGACGGCGTCGTCGCCGAGAGCCTCGTGCGCGAGCGCAGCGACGACTGCGGAGTCGACACCGCCGGAGAACGCGACGAGGACGCCGTCGCAGTCGGCCAGCGACTCGCGGACGTCCTCGGCCTTCCCGGTGACATCGACGGGAGGCTCTTCCGCATCCGTCTGGGTTGACATACCCGCTCTACCCAGCGCAACGGCAAAAGCGCGTTGTCGTTGGCCCGGTGAGCCCGACCGCGCTCGCGGGTCGGACTCGCGGTCACGTCGGCGGGTCGGATCTCGACTCGATCGCACCCGTAACGTTTTGTCGGATCGGGAGCGAAGGCACCCCGAATGCAGTTCGAGGCCATCCCCGGTGTCGGCGAGAAGACGGCGAACGCGCTGTCGCAACTCGACGACGCCGAGCGGGCGCTCAACGAGGGCGACGTCGCCACGCTGGCTCGCGCGCCCGGGCTCTCGGAGGGGCGCGCGGCGGTCGTCGCCCGCGGGGCGATCCGCCGCCGACACGGCGACGACGGCGACTTCCTCGCGACCGACCGGGCGCGAGAGGTGTACGAGGACGCGCTCGGACTCCTCCGCCGGCGGACGGTCACCGACTACGCCGCCAAGCGGATCGCCACGTTCTACCCGACGCGGTCGGCCTCGCGGATCCGTGAAGTCCGCGAGTTCGTCGACCGTGCGACCGACCACGACCCCGATCCCGCGGTTCTCGACGCGCTTTCCGGCGTCGAACCGCTCTCGTCACCCGCCGCCCGCCGGGTCCGTGACCGCTGTCTCGCGACCGCGGACGCCGAGCGATTCGCCGCCGCCGAGGAGGCGTTTCCCGAACTCTCCGTCGAGGTCGTCGAGGACGCCCGCGGCCTCGCCGAACTCGCCCGCTCGTACTCGACGGTGGTCGCGCTCGACGAGCAGTTCGCGGGCGTCGACGTCGAGGGCGACGTCCGCGTGCGACCCGACGCGCTGGAGAGCCCCGACGAGATCGTTCCCGAACGGGTCCTCGCCTTCTTCGCCGAGAACCGCTCGCGCATCCTCGCCGCGGCGGCGGTCCACGAGGCCGCGGGATTAGACGCGTCCTGCGATCTCGACGCGCTGCGCGACGCGCTCGACCGGCTCGACGACGACGGGACCATCGTCGGCGACGCGGAGCTCGATCGGTTGATGACCGCGGTCGACGACCTCGACGCTGCCGTTTCGACGGCCGAATCCGTCGCCAACGACCGTCTCCGCGAGGTTATCCGCGAGCGCGACGTGACGATCGAGGGGACGGACTTCCTCTCGCTCGTCGAGCAGGGCGCGCGGGTCGACTCCCTGCTCGATCGGGAACTCGACGACGACTACGCCGCGGCCGTCGCCGCCGCGCGCGAGCACCTCGTCGACGCCTTGGACCTCCGGCCCGAGGAGGCCGACTTCGCCGAGCGGGCGTTCCCGGAGGACCCCGCGTTCCCGATCGAACACCACGAGACGGTGATCTCGCGGCTCCGGACGGAGCTGAAAGCGGGACGGGACCGCCGCGCGGCCCGACTGAAACGCGAACTGGCGGCCGACCTCTCGGCGCTCCGAGAGCCCGTAGAGCGGCTCGTCCGCGACGCCCTCGAACTCGACGTCGAACTGGCGGTCGCGCGCTTCGCCGACGACTTCGACTGCGCGCTGCCGACGTTCGTCGACCTCGACGGGGACGCGTCGGTCGACGGCGACAACGGGGCACCCGAGAGCGACGCGTCGGGGGGAACCGGTCCCCGAAAGCCGCGCGGTTTCGCCATCGAGGGCGGCCGCTCGCCTCTTCTGGACGTCGAGTACGGCGACGTCGACCCCGTCGACTACGAGGTCTCCGGCGTCACGCTGCTGTCCGGGGTCAACTCCGGCGGGAAGACGTCGACGCTGGATCTGGTTGCGCTGGTCGTCGTCCTCGCGCAGATGGGGCTGCCCGTCCCCGCCGAGCGCGTCGAACTCGAACGCTTCTCCGAGCTCCACTACTACGCCAAAACGCAGGGGACGCTCGACGCGGGCGCGTTCGAGAGCACGCTTCGGGACTTCCGGACGCTGGCGGACGGCGAGACGAACCGGCTCGTCCTCGTCGACGAACTGGAGAGCATCACCGAACCCGGCGCGTCGGCGAAGATCGTCGCGGGCATCTTGGAAGCGCTCGACGAGCAGGCCGCGACCGCCGTCTTCGTCTCGCATCTGGCCCGCGAGATCGTCGAGGCGGCCGACTTCGAGGTCGCCGTCGACGGCATCGAGGCGCTGGGGCTCGAAGACGGCAAACTCGTGGTGAACCGCTCGCCGGTGAAAGACCACCTCGCGCGCTCGACGCCCGAACTCATCGTCGAAAAGCTCGCTGACGGCGACGACTCCGGCTTCTACGACCGGCTGCTGACGAAGTTCTGACCGCTCGTCGCTCGAACCACAACCTATAGACCGCAAGCCCTACTGCATCCCGACGAACCTCGCAGATGAGTCAGTCCTCCCTCCCGCACTCGACGCCGAAGGTCGCCCTCGTCGGGCTCGTCACCGCGCTCGCGCTCGTCGACGTCGCATTACTCGCCGTCTCGCCGACCACGTCGCAGATCGAACTGCTCCGACTGCTGCTGGCGGTCGGCGGGTTCGGCGCGGTCGTCCTCGCGCTCGTCGCCGGAATCGATCACAACCCGAGATACGCCCTCGGGGCTGCCCTTTCGGTTCCGTTCGTCGCGCTGTACGCGTATACCGGCCTCGTTCTCCCGTGGACGCAGCTTTCGTTCACGATCGCGCAGGCCGGGATCGAACTGGCGCTCTCCGTCCCGGTCGTCGGCGACCCGCTGGCTTCCGCTCTGTTCGGCGGCTCCACGATCAGTCAAGCGACGCTGCAGGCCAGTTTCCGATACCACTACGCGCTCGTCGCACTCGCGCTCGTCGGCGTCGTCACCGCTGTCGGAACGGTCGGGTGGCGACACCTCACCGCTGTCCGATCGGAGGAAACTCCCCGCAGCTGACCACCTCGTGGATTTTTGCCGCTGCGCTACGGAGCGCCGGGTATGGCCCCCGACAACCCGTCTCGCCCCTCCGCGAGCTCCGACGCCGACGAACCGGTCGCCGATCGCAGCGCCGACAAACCAACCGCCGACGGTGGCCGTCGCGAGGACGACGCCGTCGACGACGCGACGTACGACCTGATGTACCGCGCCGCCCGCGAAGCGATCTGGGACGTGCTCGGGACGGCCACGTTGATCCTCTTTCACTTCGCGTTGGCCGCGATCGCCGTCTCGATCGCCGTCGGCGGTATTGGCCCGTTCCTCCGCGGGTCGGCGTCGTACGCGTCGCTCGCCATCGGCGTCGTCGCGCTCGCGGTCGGGGTCTTCGCTCTCTTCCGCGTCTACCGGCTCGTGACTGAATGACCGCGCGGGCGACTTCCGGGGGACGACGACGTGACGACGCGATGGCGCGTCGACACGGCGTGATCTGGGGAACGGTTAAGTAGATTCCTCGTCGTGATTGAACCGATGAGGGACGACCCCGATGAGGGGATGCTGTCGTGGGACGAGACGGTCTTCCGCGACGAACACGTCTTCGAGATCGATTACGTCCCCGAGACGTTCGAGCACCGCGAGACGCAACTGGAGAGCCTGAAGTACGCGCTCCGGCCCGCCGTCCGCGGGTCACGCCCGCTCAACACGATGGTCCGCGGGCCGCCGGGAACGGGCAAGACGACCGCCGTCCAGAAGCTCTTCGGCGAACTCGGAGCCCAGAGCGGCGTCCAGACCGTCCGCGTGAACTGTCAGGTCGACTCGACGCGCTACGCCGTCTTCTCGCGGATTTTCGAGCACATCTTCGAGTACGAACCGCCGTCGTCGGGGATCTCCTTCAAGAAGCTCTTCGGACAGATCACCGACCGGCTCGTCGAGGAGGAGCAGGTGCTCGCGGTCGCGCTCGACGACGTGAACTACCTCTTCTACGAGAACGAGGTCTCGGACACGCTCTACTCGCTGCTCCGGGCGCACGAGGCGCACTCGGGCGCGAAGATCGGCGTCGTCGTCGTCTCCTCGGACCTCTCGCTCGACGTGATCGACGAACTCGACAACCGCGTCCAGAGCGTGTTCCGTCCCGAGGAGGTGTACTTCCCCGTCTACGGCGTCGACGAGATCGTCGACATCCTCCGCGAGCGCGTTCGCCGCGGGTTCCACGAGGGCGTCGTCAGCTCGACGGAGCTCGATCGCGTCGCCGAGTTGACCGCCGAGAGCGGCGACCTGCGGGTCGGCATCGACCTCCTCCGCCGCGCGGGACTCCACGCCGAGATGCGCGCGAGCCGGACCGTCAACGTCGAAGACGTCGAGGCGGCCTACGAGAAGTCCAAGTACGTCCACCTCTCGCGGAGCCTCCGCGGCCTCTCCGAGCGCGAGCGCGAACTCGTCCGCGTGATCGCCGAGCACGACGGCTCCCAAGCGGGCGAGGTGTACGACGCGTTCCACGAGGAGACGGATCTCGGCTACACGCGCTATTCGGAGATCGTCAACAAACTGGACCGATTAGGGCTCGTCGACACCGATTACGCCGAGATCGAGGGGCGCGGTCGGTCGCGGTCGCTCTCGTTGGCCTACGATTCCGAGGCCGTGTTAGAGCGACTTTGAGACGGTCGCCCCGCTCGGTTCGAGGAGACGCGCAGAGCGGAAGCTTTGTGCCCCTCCTCGCCGAGACGACGCGTATGAAGACGACCGGCGGAACCGACGACCAGAAGCGACGCGCGGGCGACCGCGCCGCCGAACTCGTCGCAGACGGCGACGTCGTCGGCCTCGGCACCGGCAGCACCGCCGCGCACGCGATCCGCGCGATCGGCCGCGCGGTCGAGGAGGGGCTCGACGTCCGCGGGATTCCGACGTCGTTCGACTCGCGATCGCTCGCTCGGGAGGCCGAAATTCCGCTCCGCTCGCTCGACGACGTCGACGGC is from Halobellus sp. LT62 and encodes:
- a CDS encoding MutS-related protein, with amino-acid sequence MQFEAIPGVGEKTANALSQLDDAERALNEGDVATLARAPGLSEGRAAVVARGAIRRRHGDDGDFLATDRAREVYEDALGLLRRRTVTDYAAKRIATFYPTRSASRIREVREFVDRATDHDPDPAVLDALSGVEPLSSPAARRVRDRCLATADAERFAAAEEAFPELSVEVVEDARGLAELARSYSTVVALDEQFAGVDVEGDVRVRPDALESPDEIVPERVLAFFAENRSRILAAAAVHEAAGLDASCDLDALRDALDRLDDDGTIVGDAELDRLMTAVDDLDAAVSTAESVANDRLREVIRERDVTIEGTDFLSLVEQGARVDSLLDRELDDDYAAAVAAAREHLVDALDLRPEEADFAERAFPEDPAFPIEHHETVISRLRTELKAGRDRRAARLKRELAADLSALREPVERLVRDALELDVELAVARFADDFDCALPTFVDLDGDASVDGDNGAPESDASGGTGPRKPRGFAIEGGRSPLLDVEYGDVDPVDYEVSGVTLLSGVNSGGKTSTLDLVALVVVLAQMGLPVPAERVELERFSELHYYAKTQGTLDAGAFESTLRDFRTLADGETNRLVLVDELESITEPGASAKIVAGILEALDEQAATAVFVSHLAREIVEAADFEVAVDGIEALGLEDGKLVVNRSPVKDHLARSTPELIVEKLADGDDSGFYDRLLTKF
- a CDS encoding ORC1-type DNA replication protein, producing the protein MRDDPDEGMLSWDETVFRDEHVFEIDYVPETFEHRETQLESLKYALRPAVRGSRPLNTMVRGPPGTGKTTAVQKLFGELGAQSGVQTVRVNCQVDSTRYAVFSRIFEHIFEYEPPSSGISFKKLFGQITDRLVEEEQVLAVALDDVNYLFYENEVSDTLYSLLRAHEAHSGAKIGVVVVSSDLSLDVIDELDNRVQSVFRPEEVYFPVYGVDEIVDILRERVRRGFHEGVVSSTELDRVAELTAESGDLRVGIDLLRRAGLHAEMRASRTVNVEDVEAAYEKSKYVHLSRSLRGLSERERELVRVIAEHDGSQAGEVYDAFHEETDLGYTRYSEIVNKLDRLGLVDTDYAEIEGRGRSRSLSLAYDSEAVLERL
- the larE gene encoding ATP-dependent sacrificial sulfur transferase LarE: MSTQTDAEEPPVDVTGKAEDVRESLADCDGVLVAFSGGVDSAVVAALAHEALGDDAVACTAKSETLPAAELDDARRVAEEIGIRHEVVEFSELDDPNFVQNDGERCYHCRTMRLGRMYEAAHELGIETVCDGTNASDPGEGHRPGLRAVEELEVRSPLLEAGIEKDEVREIADDFGLSVADKPSMACLSSRIPTGLEVTNERLTRIEKAERVLREWGFSQFRVRDHDGLARIEIAPEELDGALNRDFVVAAREHLTELGFEHVTLDLHGYQTGSVSPNGDDEPLVEDVFAAEYPTASE
- a CDS encoding cytochrome b N-terminal domain-containing protein codes for the protein MSQSSLPHSTPKVALVGLVTALALVDVALLAVSPTTSQIELLRLLLAVGGFGAVVLALVAGIDHNPRYALGAALSVPFVALYAYTGLVLPWTQLSFTIAQAGIELALSVPVVGDPLASALFGGSTISQATLQASFRYHYALVALALVGVVTAVGTVGWRHLTAVRSEETPRS